GCGCCTGCTCCATCGCCTGCCGGCGTCGGGCGTAGTCGTTCCGGGCCTTGTCGATCAGCCTGATGGTCTCGGGGCGGGTGACGGTGACCTCGACGATGTCCTGCAGAAGGTGGCTGACCCAGCTTGTTCCGGGCGCCAGGCACAAGCGTAGCTGCCGGGATGTGGCCACATCGCTGGCAACCGCGGCGACCCGAAGATCGGGGCCCAGTGCCTTGGTGAAGGACCGCACCACGGCCCAGCGATAGGTGCTGCGCGGTATCACCGGGTGATAGGCGGCGCCAGAGAGCAGGGCGAAATGGTCGTCCACGATCACCGGCACATTGGGATGCTTTGCCAGTAATCGCGAGATTGCCCGCGCCCGCTTCTCGCTCAGGCAGCAGCCCGTCGGGTTGTGCGCGCGCGGCGTCAGGATGACAGCCTGAGCCCCCTTGGCAAGGGCGCTTGCCAGACCTTCTGCCTGGATGCCTTCCGCATCCATGGGCACGCCAATCGGCTGCAGCCCGATGGCGCGCAGCGTGTTGATGCTGCTCAGGAAGCAGGGATTCTCGACCGCTACCTTGTCCCCAGCCACCAGATACGCGTTGAGCAGCCGCTCGATGGCATCGACGGCGCCATGCGCCAGATTGACTTCGAAAGGCGCGGGGCAGTCGGGCTCGAACCATTTCCGCGCATACGCTTCCAGCCCGGCATTGACAGTGGGTTCGCCATAGAGCCGCGGCTTGTAGGGGCGGCTCTGCAGTGCGGCCGAGATATCCGGCAGCCACTCGATATTCGGATTGCCGCTGGCAAGATCGGTCAGGGGGCTGCCCGCCAGCGTGCCTTCCTGCTCACCCGGCTCGTACTGGTCGCGGATGATCGTGCCAAGCCGCCCCTGCGTCACGGCAATGCCCGCCATGGCGAGGCGCTTGTAGGCCGCGGCCACCGTGTTCCGATTGATGCCCAGTTCCAGGGCCAGGTCGCGTACGGGGGGAAGAGACGTTCCGGGGAGCAGTTGCCGGGACTGCGTCAGGGTGCGTACACAGTCGAAGATCTCCGCGGCGGTCTTGCCGTGTATTTTCATTGGGTGCCAGGACAGTCGATGTGTGCGGGAAAGCCAGGATTCATCCAGTCCGATCTTGCCCGATCTTGCCCGAGGGCGTCATTCTGACATGCCCGGACATTTGGCGGGTATGCCAATCCAGCGATTGGCATAGGGCAAAAAACGGTGATGCAGCGGAATCGGGGACACCGGATTGAAGTGGGCTTCGCGCCGCATTCGCGGCGGTGGCTCCCCGGGGGCACGCCGCGCCGGTGCTCCACGCCGATCGGCCGTTGGAGCCGCCAAAGGAACTTGCCGCCCTCCGCCGGGTCCATTGTTGCGGTCGGTTACAATGCTGTGCCGCAATATCACAATTCTCAGGCTGACGCTGCAGTTGTATCGTATTCGTCACAAGAAATGTGATTTTTACCGGCTTTTCACGCCCCCGATTTGATGCGTTTCGTCCTCTTCCTGCTGACTGCCTTGTGCCTGTCCGCGCTGTCGTTCTCGGCAGCGGCGAACGTGCGCTCGGCCGTGCCGAAGGTGGTAGCGGCGAAAGCGGAAGCGGCGAAGGTCGAGGTGGCCATACCCGATTACGATGCGAGGCTCGCCACCGGCGACGATCTCGCGCAGCTTGCGCTGCCGGGAGATCCCGACTTCGGTGACGACGCGGAATTCGATGACGGCCCGCCGCCGGGGTACTGCAATATCTGGTCGGCTGATCTGCTCGATCCGCCCGATCTTTTCGACGCGGTCGACGAGACCAGCGCGTTATTCATCCTTCCCACATTCCAGCTTGCGCAATCCGTCGATGTCGTGCTGCCCACGCTCACGGAACGCGGCAAGTTCCAGTCCGAAGGCCAGTTCCGGCCGCCCAGACCCTTCGTCTGATCGCTCAGGCCGCCGTCCGTGCTGACTGCACGCGCGGTGCGCCTTCATTGCCCCTGAGTCCACACACGTCCGTGACGGTTGCCGTCGCGGTCTGACGCCATGCGTGCCCGCCTGCCGAACGATGTCCGGTGGCGGGGCGTGTGACGGGAAGCGTGTGTGTAGGCGCCGGGGCAGTCGTGCCGTTCGACCGATCCTGACATGAAGACCAAGAAAACGTTGACTTGGGCCGCCGCGCTGTCGTTGATGAGCGCGCCGGCCTGGGCCGCGCAGCCCGTGCCGGCCGGCGTTACCGCCGCGCCCGGGGCTGCCTCGCCACAAGCGGCGAAGCTCGCCGCCAAGGCCATGGCGCGCGCTACCACGCCAGCCCCCGATACGTTCGACCTGCCGCAGTTGCTGCAACTGGCGCAGTCGACCAACAAGGGCGTGGAAGCCGCGCAGGCCAATGTGGATGCCGCCACGGCTGCTATTACCAGCGCCCGTGCGTATCCGAACCCGCAGGTGGAAGTGATGTATGGACGCCTGTCCGGCAAGCAGCCGGGCGTGACCAGCGGCAATGCGCCGTCCTACGCAATCGTCCAGAAACTCGATTACCCGAACCAGCGCAATCTGCGCGAGCAGATGGCGGGCCGCGGCCTGGAGGCTTCCGAGGCAATGCGGCAAGGCTTCCGCAGTGACCTGGCCGCGCGCGTGAAGACGTCGTACTACCAGGTGCTTCGCCGCGAGACCGAACTGGCCGCCGCGCGCGAGGACCTGAACATGATGCGGCAGATCCAGGAGCGCGCGAAGGTGCGCGTGAACGTCGGCGAGGCCCCGCGCTATGAATTGATCAAGGCCGACACGGAACTGCTGGCTGCGCAAAAGACGCTGCAGACGGCGGAGCTGCGCGTCGACCAGGCCAAGGCCACGCTGCGCCAGCAGGTGGGAGGCGTAATGCCCGCGCGCTTTGCGCTGGACGGCAGCCTCGGGCACGCGCCCGACATGCCTCCGCTGGCAACGTTGCGCGACACGCTTCAGGCCAGCAATGCGGAACTGACCCAGCGCCGCAGCGAGCTGGAACGCGCGAAGCTGGGCGTGGACTACCAGCGCGCGCTGCGCTGGCCCGAGGTGGCGGTGCGTGCCAGCACCGACCGGCAGCCCGACAACAATGTTTCGCAGATCGGCCTGGTGATGACGATTCCGATCTGGGATCGCCGCAGCGGCCCGGTGGGCGAGGCGACGGCGCAGGCCACGCAGGCCCGCACGGCGCTCGAAGCGCGTGAATTCGAGTTGATGCAGGAACTCGACACCGCCTATCGCCAATACGAGATCGCGCAGGCCCAGGTGACGGCGCTGGAATCGGGCATCGTGCGCGAGGCCGAGTCGGCCTTGGGCGTGGCCGAATCCGCCTATCGCTTTGGCGAGCGCGGCATTCTCGACTACCTCGACGCCCAGCGCGTGCTGCGTAGCGCGCGCAGCGAGTTGATTGCCGCGCAATACGAACTGCAAGTCGCCGCCATCCAGATTGACAAGCTCATGTCGGCCTCGCCGGGCGTCAATACCGCCCCTGCGTCGTCCATGCCCGACCTCCCGAATCTGAACTGATCATGCGTCCCCAATTCCTGCTTTCCTTTGCAGCCGCCGCCGTGATGATGCTGTCGCTGGCCGGCTGTTCCGATGACCCCGCCCCGGCCGCCGAGGCGCCAAAGTTGCCACCTGGCATTGTCAAGCCCGAGGAGAACCTCAAGCGCACGCTCAAGGTGGCGCCGGTTGCCGCGTCCCCATTCAGCGAGATGTTGCGCGTGGCGGGCCGTATCGACTTCGACGAGCAGCGCGTCTCGCGCATTGGCGCCAGCGTGACTGGCCGCGTGACCGATCTCTATGCCGTGCTCGGCCAGGAAGTCAAGGCCGGCCAGGTGCTGGCCCGCCTGCACAGTAGTGAACTGGGCGCTGCCCAGATGGCCTTCCTGAAGGCCGAAGCGCAGAACACGCTGCAGGCCCGCAATGCTGAGCGCGCGCGGCAACTGTTCGCCGCCGACGTGATCGGCCGTGCCGAACTGCAGCGCCGCGAAAGCGAATACGCGATTGCCGCGGCGGAGGCTCGTGCTTACCGCGATCAACTGCGCGTGCTCGGCATGTCCGCCGCGTCGATCGCCACGCTGGCGAAGAGCGGCAGCATCGAGTCGTATTCGCCGGTGTTCTCGAGCATCAACGGCACGGTGGTCGAGCGCAATGTGGCGCAGGGCCAGGTGGTGCAGCCGGCTGACGCGCTGTACACGGTGGCCGATCTGTCGCGCGTGTGGGTCGTCGCCGAGGTGCCCGAGCAGCAGGCTGCGCAGGTGGCCGAAGGGCAGAGCGTCGATATCGAGGTGCCGTCACTGGCCAACAGCAATGGTCGCATCACGGGCAAGCTGATCTACGTGGGTCGGACCGTGAATCCGCAGTCGCGCACGGTGCTGGTTCGTACCGAACTCCAGAACAAGGATGGCCGTCTCAAGCCCGCCATGCTTGCCACCATGCTGATCGCCGCCAAGCCGGTGGAACTGCTGGTGGTGCCGGGTTCAGCCGTGGTCCGTGAAGGCAACGATGAACAGGTCTATGTGGAAGTTGGCGACGGCCAGTACCGCCTGACCAAGGTGAAGCTGGGCCCGGAGAGCGACGGCATGCGTGTGGTCCAGAGCGGCATCAAGCCTGGCGACCGCGTGGTCGTGGAAGGCGCGTTCCATCTGGACAACGAGCGCAAGCAGCAGGAGCAGGGGTAACCGGCCATGATGACATCGCTTGTTGAAGCCGCGATCAAGCAGCGGCTGGTGGTGGGCGGTTTCAAGTCCAAGTGCAACAAAAACTCAATGCACTAAATCCGGCTGCTGGGCCAGCCGCGCCAAATGCTCGGCATAGACCTCGATGGGCTTGCGCCACCCCAGAGTCATCCTGGGCCGTCCATTGAGCTCATCGGCCACAGCGTCCAACTGCTCCTGGCTGTAGCCACTCAGATCAGTCCCCTTGGGGAAGTACTGGCGCAAGAGCCCATTGGTGTTCTCGTTGCTCCCCCTTTGCCAGGGACTGTAGGGGTCGCAGAAGTACACCTTCATGCCTGTGTTCTCGCTGAGCTGGCGGTGCTCGGCCATCTCGCTGCCCCGGTCGTAGGTCAGGGTCTGGCGCATCGGCTGGGCTATTGTCTTGAGCTTGTCGCTGAAGGCTTGCAGTACATGCGCCGCTGTGGCGGGGTTGGGGTGTGGCAGCTTGACCAGCACCACCAGACGGGTGGTGCGCTCGACCAGCGTGCCAATCGCACTGGCGTTAGCCTTGCCTTTGATCAGATCACCCTCCCAGTGGCCGGGCAACTGGCGATCCTCGATCTCGGGTGCTCGCACATGGATGCTCAGCAAGTCTTGCGTCTCCTTGCGGCGATCCTTTCCCCTGGAGCGGGGCCAACGTTTGGCGTGGGCCATGCGCAGGCAGGACACCAGCTCCTTCTTGAGCTCTCCCCGGGGCTGGGCGTAGATGCAGGTGTAGATGCTTTCGTGTGAGGCTTGCAAGCGGCGATCCTGTGGGTGAAGACGCTGGAGTTCGTTGGCGATTTGCTGGGGCGACCACTTGTGGCGCAGGTAGTCGCAAACCAGCGGGAACAAGGGCCCTTGGCGGTGCAGCTTGGGGCTGGGACGGGCTTGGCGTTTGCGATTGTCACTGCGCTGCTGGGCGAACTTGGAGGCGTAGCCCTTGCCGCCTGCATTGCGATTGCACTCGCGGCTGATAGTGCTCTTGTCACGCCCCAGGGCCCTGGCTATGGCGCTGAGGCTTTGCTTTTGCTGCAGCCCCAGGGCTATCGCATGGCGTTCGGTCTCACTCAACTGCTGGTAATTTTTCTTGGTCATCTTGGCCTCAATTCTCGGTGTTGCACTTCGGAATTGAGGCCGCCGTGTGCGTGATCGCCGTGGTGCTGTTCTTCTTTGGCCTGCGTGCGGCCGGGAAGCTCTCCGTCGATGCGTTCCCGGACGTGACCAACGTCCAGGTGCAGATCGCCACGGAAGCCACGGGACGGTCGCCTGAGGAAGTGGAGCGCTTTGTCACGGTGCCGATCGAGATGTCGATGACGGGCCTGCCCGGACTCGAGGAGATGCGCTCGCTGAACAAGGCGGGCCTGTCGCTGATCACGCTTGTGTTCACGGACAAGACCGACGTCTACTTCGCGCGGCAGCTCGTCATGGAGCGGCTGATCGAGGTTTCCGGCCGAATGCCCGAGGGCGTGACGCCGGTGCTCGGGCCGGTTTCTACCGGGTTGGGCGAGGTCTACCAGTACACGCTGGACCGCGCCGACGACGGCGACCGCGAACTGACGCAGGAGGAACTGTCGGAGCGCCGCATCGCGCAGGACTGGGTGGTGAGGCCGCTGCTGCGCTCGATCCCGGGCGTGGCGGAAATCAACTCGCAGGGCGGCTTCGTGCGGCAGTACCAGGCACTGGTCAATCCGGAGCGGATGCGCCACTACGGGATCAACATCCAGCAGGTCTACCAGGCGCTGGCGCGTAACAACGCCAACTCCGGCGGTGGCGTGCTGCCGCATTACGCCGAGCAGTACCTGATTCGCGGCGTGGGCCTGGCCAAGGGTGTCGACGATATCGGCAGCATCGTGCTCAAGGAGATCAACGGCACGCCGGTCTACCTGCGCGATGTGGCACAGGTGACGATCGGCCACGAGGTCCGCCAGGGCGCGCTGGTCAAGAACGGCCAGACCGAGGCCGTTGGCGGCATCGTGATGATGATGCGCGGTGGCAACGCCAAGGAAGTGGTGAGCCGCGTCAAGGCTCGCGTGGCGGATATCAACGAGCGTGGCATGTTGCCGGGCAAGCTGCAGATCGTGCCGTACTACGACCGTAGCGAACTGGTGGACTCCGCGCTGTGGACCGTCACCAAGGTGCTGCTCGAAGGCGTGGTGCTGGTGGTGATCGTGCTGTTCCTGTTCCTGGGCGACGTGCGTTCCTCGGTGATCGTGCTGGCCACGCTGGTGCTGACACCATTGCTGACGTTCATCGTGATGAACCAGGTGGGGCTGTCGGCCAACCTGATGTCGCTGGGGGGGCTGGCCATCGCCATCGGCCTGATGGTCGACGGCTCGGTCGTGGTGGTCGAGAACGCGTTCGAGCGGCTCGGCCACGCGGAGAAAACCGGGCTGACGCGCACGCAGGTGCTGGTCAAGGCGGTGCAGGAAGTGGCCACGCCGGTGATCGTGGGCGTGGGCATCATCATCCTGGTGTTCCTGCCGCTGATGACGCTGTCCGGCATGGAAGGCAAGATGTTCGCGCCGCTGGCCTTCACGATCTCGATCGCGCTGGCGATCTCGCTGTTCCTGTCGCTGACGCTGTCGCCGGTGCTGTCGTCGTACCTGCTCAAGGGCGGCGCCGAACACGACACGCGCGTCATCGCGTTCATGAAGCGCTACTACCTGCGCATGCTTCACTGGTCGCTGGCAAACAGCAAGAAGACCGTGCTGTCGGCGGTGGGGCTGTTCATCGCCACGCTGATGATCGTGCCGCTGCTTGGTACATCATTCATTCCGGAGATGAAGGAAGGCTCGATCGTGCCGGCTATCGACCGCGTGCCGAACATCTCGCTGGAAGAGTCGATCAAGTTGGAGAAACAGGCCAACAAGCTGGTGCTCGAAGTGCCGGGCGTGAAGTCGGTGGTCTCGGGCGTGGGTCGTGGTGAAAGCCCGGCCGACCCGCAGGGTCAGAACGAATCGACGCCGATCGCCAGCCTCAAGGACCGCGACGAGTGGCCCGATGGCTGGACGCAGGACGACATCGCCAACGCGATCCGCGAGAAGCTCAAGGCCATTCCCGGCGTGCAGATTGTGATGGCGCAGCCGATCTCGGACCGCGTGGACGAGATGGTCAGTGGTGTGCGTTCCGATATCGCCGTGAAGATCTTCGGCGACGACCTGGAGACGCTGCGTGACCTGGCCGGCCAGATCGCCCGCGTGGCAGGTGGCATCCAGGGGTCGCAGGACATCCGTATCGAACGGATCTCGGGCCAGCAATACCTGTCGATCGAGATCGACCGTCAGGCGATTGCGCGGTACGGGCTGAACGTGTCGGACATCCACGACATCATCGAGATCGCCATCGGCGGCAAGCGTGCCACGGATATCTTCGAAGGCGAACGTCGCTTTGCGGCGGCCGTACGTCTGCCCGAGGAATTCCGCAGCAACGTGCAGGAGATTCGCCAGTTGCTGGTATCGGCGCCCGATGGCGTGCAGGTGCCGCTGCAGAGCGTGGCGAAGATCGAAGTGACCGATGGTCCGGCGCAGATCAGCCGCGAAATGGCCAAGCGCCGCGTGGTGGTGATGATCAACGTGAAGGATCGCGATCTCGGCGGCTTCGTGGCCGAACTGCAGTCCGCCACCGAGAGCAAGGTCAAGCTGCCCGAGGGCTACTACTTCGAGTGGGGCGGCCAGTTCCAGAACATGGAACGCGCGATGGGCCACCTGAAGATCATCGTGCCGATTACCATCGCCGCGATCTTCTTCCTGCTGTTCCTGCTGTTCAATTCGGTGCGCTATGCCACGCTGATCATCACGGTGCTGCCGTTTGCATCGATCGGCGGCATCATCGGGCTGTTCGTCACGGGCGAGTACCTGTCCGTACCGGCGTCGGTGGGCTTTATCGCGCTGTGGGGCATGGCGGTGCTGAACGGGGTGGTGCTGGTGTCGTACATCCGCACATTGCGCGAGTCGGGCATGTCGCTGCGCAACGCGGTGGTGCGCGGCGCCACGCAGCGTTTCCGTCCGGTGATGATGACCGCGACGATCGCCATGCTGGGTCTGGTGCCGTTCCTGTTCTCGACGGGCCCCGGCTCCGAGGTGCAGCGTCCGCTGGCGGTGGTGGTGATCGGCGGGCTGATCACGTCGACGCTGCTCACGCTGGTCATGGTGCCCACGCTGTACCGCTGGTTCGATGACCGCAAGCCGGAGCCGCGCGACATGTCGGTGTAACGCGACCCGGAACATTCGATCCGTACGCCAGTACGCCAGTACAATGGCAACCGGCCGGCATGCAACGCGCGTGCCGGCCTTTTTTGTTTGGAGTGCATACCATGACGATCCAAGCGCGCCGCGTGTTGACGGCGCTTGCATTGATCGCGCTGCCGGTGACCGCGATGGCGGCGCCTGCCGCATCCTCGGCCGACGCGCCCGTCAACGTCGAACTGGGCCAGCGCGGCGGCAAGCCCGAAGCGCCCGAGGCACCCGGTGCCTGCATGAACGCGGTGAAGGCCGCGTTGCCGAATCCCGACCAGTTTCGCTGGGTGCGCGGCACCACTCGCCGCGTGGCCGAAGACGTCTACAGCGTGGTCGGCAGCATCGAGTACGTGGACAAGTCAGGACAGGCCCGCAAGGGCGAGGCGCAGTGCGATGTGATGCGCGCCCCCGGTAACCAGTTCATCGTGCCGAAGGTGCGTTTGCCCCAGTAATTTCCGCGCTGACCCTGCCACACCGGAAACCCGCTCGATGACATTTTTGTCATCTTGGGGGTTTTTGTTGGACATCGACGACCTCGTCTTCTAACCTCTTGTGTACGTCGTACACAAATAGCGGCGCAACTCACAAGGAGGCGTTTGCATGAAGATCGAAGCGACCAACGAACACCGCTGGCTACAAAAGCTCGTCGGCAGGTGGGTAGGCGAGGGCGAGGCCCAGATGGGCCCCGAGGCACCGCCTGAAAAATGGAAGATCCCCGAGCAGGTCAGCCAGGTGGGCGACGTCTGGGTGCAGGCGCGTGCGGAGGGCGAGTTTCCGGGATGTGGGTCGGCGGTCACGATCATGACGCTCGGCTACGACCCCGTTCGCAAGCATTTTGTCGGCACGTTCATCGGTTCGATGATGACCCACATGTGGGTCTACGAAGGCGATCTCGAGGCCGATGGCCGTACGCTCACGCTGCGTGCCGATGGCCCGGCGTTCGGCCCGGATGGCAATGTGATCGAGGGAAAAACGGCGAAGTACCGCGACGTTGTGGCCATGGTTGACGACGATCACCGCACGCTGACGTCGTTCATGCAGGCCGACAACGGCGAGTGGATGCAGATCGTGCAGGCTCGCTATCGTCGCGAGAAGTAGGGCGCCGTTCGCGGTTTGACTGGCGTTATATACGTGGTTATATTGCGATGCGACGCCCGCCATTCCGCGGGCGTGCTGCCGCATTGTTGCCACGATGAACCGCTCACTGCTGTTGCTGGATGCCTTTGCCGCCCAACCCGGCGATCCCGTTACACGGGCGTTGGCCGGGGTACTGGAGTCCGCCTGCGCGGGGCGCCTGCCGCGCTTCGCGCAATGGCTCGGCCTGCCGCCGGACGCGTTCCGGCACATGCTGGATCACTGCTTTCCCGGGGCCGCGCAGGCGGGGTGGGCGCCCGATGTTCCGCCACAGGCGCCGGACAGCCTGCCGTGCGAATTCGCCGATCTGGTGGAGATGCTCGAGGACGGCTGCACGCCGGGCGCGGCAGGGACGCTGGTGCCGCTGGTGCATTGGGCCGCGCACGCGCTGGCCTGCGGCTGCTTCGGCCATACGCACTTGTGGCAGGACATGGGCCTGTCCGGGCGCGACGATGTGTCCGCGTTGCTGCGGCAGGTCTTCTGGCCGGTCTTCGCGGCCAATACCACGGACATGAAATGGAAGAAGTTCTTCTATCACCGCGTCTGCGAGCGGCTCGATATTCATCCTTGCCCTGAGCCCTCGTGCGAGGGCTGCGACCATTACGCGGCCTGTCACGGCGCCGAATCAGCCATCGAATCAGCCATCGAATCGGTCATCGAATCGGTCATCGTGAGACAGCCCCGCTCCTGATTCCCGATGGAAGTCTCCCCAGCCTCCCCGGTGCAGGCGGGCGAGCGTATGAGCGTGGTTATGCGCGATCGACGCGATCGAGTTCGTTGCTGCTCCACCAGGCCTCCAGCAGCGGCTGGAAGCGGTCGTCGGGCGCGCGCGGCACGCGCGTGCTCTTGCGGGCGGGCGGGAGCTGCCGGCCCGTGAGCTGGTAGAAGATGGCGCCGGGCAACGTGCCGGGACCGTAGGGCACGTGATCGACCACGTTCATCTGGCGCGCGGCCTTTAGCGCGCGCGTGGTTTCCTCGGGGGTAAGACCACACGCGTCGGCCATCACGTCACGGCGCAGCGGACCTTGACGCTTGAGACCATCGATCAGCAGATGCACGCAATCGCGCGTATTCCGTTGTTTCATGTCGCGCATTTTGCGTACCTGCCCCGGACTGCACAATCGTGCATGACATTTGTTTGCATTCGTGCCGGGAATCCGTGGCAGTTCGCTGACAAGCGCACATTCCAGGCGGTGAACGCGCCACATTCGTGCTGCAGGCTTGCATCGGTCTCGATACTGTATAAACATACAGTATTCGTAAAAATACGAGGGCAGCGCCAGTCGATTGCGCCTCTTCATCCACATCATGACCGTGTCATCGCATGTCACGCCGCCGACAGTCGTGGCGGGCCATGCGGCTTCCTCCTCCTCCGCGCCCCGTGCATCGGTGAGCGAACTCGAGCACCGCTACCCCGGGCTGTGGCGCGCGGGTCAGCTCGGCCGCGCCGGACGCTTGCCCGTGTGCCCGACCGGGTACGATGCCCTGACGGCCGAACTGCCGGGCGGCGGCTGGCCTGTTGGCGCCGTGACCGAGTTGCTGCTGGCCCAGGGTGGCGCGGGCGAATTGCGTCTGCTGATGCCGGCGTTGCGTGCGCTGGCCGCGGCGGGGCGCTGCATCGGTTTTGTCGATCCCCCGTACCTGCCCAATGCGGCAGGGCTGGCGGCAGGACTGGCCGACGGTGGCCTGCCCGCGCGTCAGCTTTACTGGGTACGTCCACAGGCTGGTGCGAGCGTGGCATCGCGCCGCGCCGACATGGCGTGGGCGGCCGAGCAGATGTTGCGCAGCCAGGCGTTCGGCGCGGTGCTGGTCTGGCTCCCGGCGGCGCGGCCAGAGGCGCTGCGGCGTCTGCAGGTGCTGGCGCAGGCCGGCGATACCGTGGTGTGGGTGCTGCGGCCGATCCGCGTGCTGCACGAATCGTCGCCGGCCATGCTGCGGCTGGCGTTATCGCCGTTGCCCGGCAATCTGCTATCCATCGTTTTTCACAAGCGGCGCGGCCCGGCACGCGACACGCCGCTGCTGTTGCCGCTGGAAGGCATGCTTCATGTGCCGCGGCGCGCGGGTGTACCCGCGGTGCCCACGCCGGTCGCTCTGGTCGTTCCAGCAACTCCGGCAGGAGCCGATCATCATGTTCCCGATATCTCCGACATCCGCGGCAGCGCCAGCCATCCCGGCGTACTGGATCGCGGTGCACCTGCCGCGCCTGCCGCTGGACGCGCTGCAGCCGAGCTGGCCTGAGCCGGTCGATGCCGGTATGCCCGCCGCTACGTCTGCCCATGCGTCCGCCAGTACGTCCGTCGATCCCCGGCCCGCACCCCATACCGGAACGCTGCATCAGGCGCTGCCGGTGGCGGTGATCGAGCACGAGCGCGTGGTGCTGGCCAATGGCCCGGCCGTGGCGCTGGGCGTGCGCTATGGAATGCGGCGCGGCGGCGTGCAGGCGCTGTCGGCCGATGTGGTGCAGCTCGATCGCGATCTGGCGGCGGA
This genomic interval from Cupriavidus metallidurans CH34 contains the following:
- a CDS encoding helix-turn-helix domain-containing protein, whose protein sequence is MKQRNTRDCVHLLIDGLKRQGPLRRDVMADACGLTPEETTRALKAARQMNVVDHVPYGPGTLPGAIFYQLTGRQLPPARKSTRVPRAPDDRFQPLLEAWWSSNELDRVDRA
- the imuA gene encoding translesion DNA synthesis-associated protein ImuA, translated to MTVSSHVTPPTVVAGHAASSSSAPRASVSELEHRYPGLWRAGQLGRAGRLPVCPTGYDALTAELPGGGWPVGAVTELLLAQGGAGELRLLMPALRALAAAGRCIGFVDPPYLPNAAGLAAGLADGGLPARQLYWVRPQAGASVASRRADMAWAAEQMLRSQAFGAVLVWLPAARPEALRRLQVLAQAGDTVVWVLRPIRVLHESSPAMLRLALSPLPGNLLSIVFHKRRGPARDTPLLLPLEGMLHVPRRAGVPAVPTPVALVVPATPAGADHHVPDISDIRGSASHPGVLDRGAPAAPAAGRAAAELA
- a CDS encoding nitrogen fixation protein NifQ, producing MNRSLLLLDAFAAQPGDPVTRALAGVLESACAGRLPRFAQWLGLPPDAFRHMLDHCFPGAAQAGWAPDVPPQAPDSLPCEFADLVEMLEDGCTPGAAGTLVPLVHWAAHALACGCFGHTHLWQDMGLSGRDDVSALLRQVFWPVFAANTTDMKWKKFFYHRVCERLDIHPCPEPSCEGCDHYAACHGAESAIESAIESVIESVIVRQPRS